The Mangrovibacterium diazotrophicum DNA window GCTCCAATAATTGCACATCGGCCTCTTGTGCCTTCGGCTTCCAGTCCAGTTATTGCCATTAAAAATGTGCCAGGCTCATGTATTTTTAGATTTGTATTTTTTATAGCAGCTTCGGAAATATGCTCTAAAGTATCATATATAACGTTGTAATTCAATTCGCCGCTGGATATCCATCGTATTTTACCTTTATAATATTCCGCAATTGCCCTGTATGGAGTAGCTCCACTTGAAAATGTGATTAAAACATCTTTAAATGTACAATATCTCCAGTCAGATGGGACTTTCCCGAACTCTGTATTTATATATTTCCCTTTTTCTTCTTCCATGACCTTACAATTCAAATCCCATTAAAGCCAAATGTTTTTTTACCTTTTTTTCCAAATCCACAATATCGGTATCGATGGCCGATAGGGTTTGTTCGTACCGTTCGGCCAACTCGCTTACGCGGGTAGTCAGGTTTTGGCTAATTTGCAGCATTTCGCTGTCTAGCCGGGCAGCCAAAGTGGCGAACCATTTTTTCTCAACCACCAGTTGCTTGGTTTCCGTTTCTGTGAGTTGCCTGTATTTCGCAATCAGCATTTCAAGCAATTCGTATTTCAGTGCTTTTAGTACCCGTTTGCCATCCGAAATATCTTCTTTCAGTTCCATGTATTGTTCCAGAACTTTTATATCCTCTTTGGCGCTGGCTTTACCTTTCAATTCTTTCATTCGCTTTTTTACATTGCCATCGTTAATGGTGTCGTTAGCAAAATTGGAGCTGTCGAGATAGTTTTCGACTTCTTCTTCCAGCAATTCACTCAAAGCTGTTTCACTCTCTGCAATCTTTTCTTCGGCTGCCAATATCAACGCCTTCATATCGGCAAAATATTCGTCAATCACCACCGAAACGGGTAGGAGGTCGCATACCACCTCGTTGGGAGTAGTCGCTTTTTTCACTTTCACCGGCTTCAGGTTTCCATCTTTATCTTTTTTTGCAGCAGGTTGTGGCGTGTAAAGATTGGCTTTCCAACCGTCTGCAATAATCAGATAGGCATCGTCCTGCATGGTCTCGTTCCAGTAAGTCATCAATTGCTCGTACACGTCGTAGGCGTCAACCAGAAAGTTGTCGCTGGCGAACGCTTCCAATATAAGGTCCCCTAGTTCCTGAATCAGGCTCTTTGGTTTGCTTTCGGCATTCAGCCCATAAAGCATTGGCGAAACCTGCTCTTTCCATTGTTTGAAATGGGCTTTGTAGCTTTCGTCCTGTTCCACAAAATCGGGGTGTAGTTGTATGGTTTCCCGAATCTGTTCTTTTGTGCATTTCAGACTGTAATAACCATTTCTATCTGCATGAGGTAGAAATAAGGCATCTTTCAATACCGGGCAGGCGTCCCAGTAATGTTGCAACTGGTCAATATCGTGCTTGGGCAATCCTCCCTTGAGGTGCGCTTCAATATCCTGCAAAATCTCGGAGTCTTCCGATTCAATGTAGCGGGGCAGGTTCAGATTGTAGTCGTTGCGCACAATTTCTTCTTTCCCTACAAAACGCGCAAAATGAGAAATAGGCTTCTGTGCTTCCCATGTATCTACAATTTTCCTTACATCCTGTTCGCGCAAGCGGTTTTTCGGTCCATCCTTGGCATATCCGCCTTTGGCATCAATCATGAAAATACCTTTCCGGTTGGGGGCATCCTTTTTATCGAGTACAATTATGCAAGCAGGGATACCGGTGCCATAAAACAAGTTCGCGGGTAAGCCGATAATACCTTTGATAAATCCCTTTTCAATAATGTATTTGCGAATGGTCGCTTCAGCATTACCGCGGAACAGAACCCCGTGGGGCAAAATGCAGGCACCTTGTCCTGTTCTGTTATTCAAGGTGCGGACGATATGCAGTAGAAAAGCATAATCGCCATTCTTTTCTGGAGGAACGCCAATAGTACCTGTGTTCCACCGTCCGTAAACATCTTCTTCCAGCGCACTCTTCAGCCACGACTTAGTCGAGAATGGGGGATTGGCAACTACAAAATCAAAAGTCTCCAATGCATTGCTGTCGGTTGTTGATTTATGTTGTGGATTATTAATTGTATCACCTTGTTTAATGTCGGCCAAATCCTCACCATGCAAAATCATGTTCATTTTTGCCAGACCCACCGTGGCACTGTCTTTCTCTTGTCCATATAAGGTCGCGCCGTTGGGTGTCTCAGCCAGTGCCCGGAGCAGCAGCGAGCCCGATCCGCAAGCCGGGTCGTAAATGGTAGTCGATACACTTTGAGAATTTTGTAAGCCAATTACTTTGGCCATAATTCGGCTTACCTCGGCCGGTGTATAAAACTGACCTTTGCTTTTTCCACTTTCGCTGGCGAAGTGTTTCATCAAGTATTCATAGGCATCACCCATCAGGTCGTCGTCGTTGGCTCGGTTTTTCCCGAAATCCAGTCCCGACGATTGAAAGATACCAATCAGATTACTTACAGTGTCCACCAGGTCTTTGCCTTTGCCTAGTTTTTGTTCGTCGCAGAAATCAGCGACGTTAATAACCCCAGTCAAGTTGTTGGCTTCAGCCAACGCCGCCATTTTCTTGTTTAATTCTTCTCCGATGTTCGATTTACCTTTGAGTGAGACAAAGTCATCAAAAGAGCAACCTTCAGGTATCTCGATCATAGAATCAGCGTCGTTTTTATATTTGTCGCTAATATATTTTACAAACAGAACCACTAGCACATAATCCTTGTACTGACTGGCATCCATTCCTCCACGCAATTCATCACAGCTTTTCCAAAGAGTGCTGTATAACTCTGATTTTTTAATAGCCATTTTCTATTTTGTGTTGTGTAGAAAATTTATAGTATCCAAAAATGCACTTGCAACATCTTTTTCATCAGGGATAGCTGTAAATGCCAGTTGAGAAAGTTCGTTGCGGTATGTTTCTTTAATTTTGTTCCACTGAGAGTTGAAGTCAGTGAGTAAAACTGATGTTGCTATTGTTTTATTCTGCCATCCTCCCGGTTCTTTAAATGTTTTTTGATCGTGTTTAAATAGCTCTGCAAAATCGTTGTTGAAATTATCGGACTTTAAATATTCTTGGCATTCCATGTCGTTGAATAAGTAATATATATCATAGAAATGACGTATTTTAGAAGCTATTGCAGTTGTTGGATTTTCTGAAAAGGAAAAACGGATTAATGAAACGAGTTTTTCAATCATCGTCCGCCGCTTGTCCAATACGTTAATCGAAAATGGATCAATTAGATATTGAGAAATCAAGTGTTGGTTGTTGGTTCTCTCCAGAAAATCAGTGATAAAGCTTTTAACTTGCTTTGCTTCGAAAGGATACGGATTGGCGAATGTATTGATCTCAACCAATAGGTTTCCTGAACTCACTGCAGATTTTGGGGTCTGTCCCAATATATTGGGGTAGGCATAAACGGCTTTGTAAAAGTGAGAACCCTTACTGGTGAACCCGTCTAGTGGTATTTCCTGCAATCCAACAGTCATTTCTTTGGCTACTTTCTTTATCAATGTTTTCAGTTGATTGCCGGTAAAGGAACTGGAGTCAATCACGGCGATGTCTATATCCTCAGAAAATCGGTCCACCAAGCGGTATGCTTTTGACAGTGAAGTACCGCCTTTGAACACTAGCCTGTCGGCTTCATTGCTTTGAGACATTAACTGCAATGAATACGTTATCCAATAATCTTTTTCGATGTAGTTTGGTAAGATGGAAAAATATTCCGCGGTAGCTAGCAGAACATCTGTAAATAGCTTTTTATCGTTAT harbors:
- a CDS encoding type I restriction-modification system subunit M, with the translated sequence MAIKKSELYSTLWKSCDELRGGMDASQYKDYVLVVLFVKYISDKYKNDADSMIEIPEGCSFDDFVSLKGKSNIGEELNKKMAALAEANNLTGVINVADFCDEQKLGKGKDLVDTVSNLIGIFQSSGLDFGKNRANDDDLMGDAYEYLMKHFASESGKSKGQFYTPAEVSRIMAKVIGLQNSQSVSTTIYDPACGSGSLLLRALAETPNGATLYGQEKDSATVGLAKMNMILHGEDLADIKQGDTINNPQHKSTTDSNALETFDFVVANPPFSTKSWLKSALEEDVYGRWNTGTIGVPPEKNGDYAFLLHIVRTLNNRTGQGACILPHGVLFRGNAEATIRKYIIEKGFIKGIIGLPANLFYGTGIPACIIVLDKKDAPNRKGIFMIDAKGGYAKDGPKNRLREQDVRKIVDTWEAQKPISHFARFVGKEEIVRNDYNLNLPRYIESEDSEILQDIEAHLKGGLPKHDIDQLQHYWDACPVLKDALFLPHADRNGYYSLKCTKEQIRETIQLHPDFVEQDESYKAHFKQWKEQVSPMLYGLNAESKPKSLIQELGDLILEAFASDNFLVDAYDVYEQLMTYWNETMQDDAYLIIADGWKANLYTPQPAAKKDKDGNLKPVKVKKATTPNEVVCDLLPVSVVIDEYFADMKALILAAEEKIAESETALSELLEEEVENYLDSSNFANDTINDGNVKKRMKELKGKASAKEDIKVLEQYMELKEDISDGKRVLKALKYELLEMLIAKYRQLTETETKQLVVEKKWFATLAARLDSEMLQISQNLTTRVSELAERYEQTLSAIDTDIVDLEKKVKKHLALMGFEL
- a CDS encoding nucleotidyl transferase AbiEii/AbiGii toxin family protein, coding for MEDKMTLHNDKKLFTDVLLATAEYFSILPNYIEKDYWITYSLQLMSQSNEADRLVFKGGTSLSKAYRLVDRFSEDIDIAVIDSSSFTGNQLKTLIKKVAKEMTVGLQEIPLDGFTSKGSHFYKAVYAYPNILGQTPKSAVSSGNLLVEINTFANPYPFEAKQVKSFITDFLERTNNQHLISQYLIDPFSINVLDKRRTMIEKLVSLIRFSFSENPTTAIASKIRHFYDIYYLFNDMECQEYLKSDNFNNDFAELFKHDQKTFKEPGGWQNKTIATSVLLTDFNSQWNKIKETYRNELSQLAFTAIPDEKDVASAFLDTINFLHNTK